The following proteins come from a genomic window of Lolium rigidum isolate FL_2022 chromosome 5, APGP_CSIRO_Lrig_0.1, whole genome shotgun sequence:
- the LOC124654886 gene encoding calcium uniporter protein 6, mitochondrial-like yields the protein MWRAAASRLRAHSPFGSPHARCRLFSPPPVRVEPPVTATEARRLVRLVGVEALKRRLRDRAGEAIGYGELLDACVEAGAARTHGEAEGLARAMDDAGVLLLFRDKAYLHPEKVVDLVRKAVPLALEVENDPRKEEFKQLQEKKDDIDKQAHKQVRRILWSGLGFLMTQVGLFFRLTFWELSWDVMEPIAFFTTASGLLVSYTYFLVTSRDPTYQDFMERLFLSRRKKLCAKHKFDMNRYLELQKHCKCPLEVCATSHFAA from the exons ATGTGGCGCGCGGCAGCCTCCCGCCTCCGCGCGCATTCTCCGTTCGGGTCACCCCACGCGCGCTGCCGCCTCTTCTCGCCACCGCCGGTGCGAGTGGAGCCGCCGGTCACGGCGACGGAGGCTCGGCGCCTGGTGCGGCTCGTGGGCGTCGAGGCCTTGAAGCGGCGGCTGCGGGACAGGGCCGGCGAGGCGATCGGGTACGGGGAGCTGCTTGACGCGTGCGTGGAGGCCGGGGCGGCGCGGACGCACGGCGAGGCGGAGGGGCTCGCGCGGGCCATGGACGACGCCGGCGTCCTGCTGCTCTTCAGGGACAAGGCCTACCTCCACCCAGAGAAG GTTGTGGATCTGGTCAGAAAAGCTGTACCACTCGCGCTGGAGGTAGAGAATGACCCAAGGAAAGAAGAGTTCAAGCAGCTTCAGGAAAAGAAGGATGACATTGACAAGCAAGCACACAAGCAAGTTCGGCGCATCCTCTGGTCCGGCTTAGGGTTCCTGATGACCCAGGTCGGTCTCTTCTTCCGTCTCACGTTCTGGGAGCTCTCGTGGGacgtgatggagccgatcgccttCTTCACAACTGCATCCGGGCTGCTCGTCAGCTACACCTATTTCCTTGTAACCTCGAGGGACCCGACGTATCAGGACTTCATGGAGAGGCTGTTCTTGTCGAGGAGGAAAAAGCTTTGCGCCAAGCACAAGTTTGACATGAACAGGTACCTGGAGCTTCAGAAGCATTGTAAGTGTCCTCTGGAAG